The genomic stretch TGCAGTTACTGCAAGATGTGGTGGGACGTAACCCGTTATTGCAGGAAGTAGAAATATATCGCGTGGGAGTGCGATCGCTTGCTAAAATTCGGGATCTAGAATTACCTGCGGATGTCTTAACTACAGATTTAGAGTCTATTGTCAATGATCCATCTGTGGATATTGTCGTGGAGTTAATCGGTGGATTGGAACCGGCGCGATCGCTAATTCTCCAAGCTTTAAACAATGGTAAACACGTCGTTACCGCCAATAAAGCTGCGATCGCGCGTTTTGGTGCAGAAATCTTTACAACTGCCAACCAAGCCGGGGTATATGTGATGTTAGAAGCGGCTGTAGGCGGTGGTATCCCAGTGATTCAACCCCTGAAGCAGTCCTTAAGCGTTAATCGTATTCATACTATTACAGGCATCGTTAACGGTACAACCAACTACATCCTCACCAGGATGCAAACCGAAGGTAGTAACTTCAGCGATGTCTTAGCTGATGCTCAAAGATTAGGTTACGCCGAAGCTGACCCCACGGCTGATGTAGACGGTTTAGACGCAGCCGATAAAATTGCCATCCTGGCATCATTAGGCTTTAATGGACGCATCAATTTAGAAGATGTCTATAGTGAAGGCATTCGGCAAGTTAGTAAGACAGATATTACCTACGCCGAAAAATTGGGATTTGTGATTAAATTATTAGCGATCGCTAAACAATACACACCTTCATCTCCCCTCTCTGTCAGAGTTCATCCCACCTTAGTACCTAAAGCCCATCCGTTAGCTAGTATTAACGGTGTTTATAATGCCATTCTTGTAGAAGGAGAACCCATAGGACAGGTAATGTTTTTTGGCCCCGGTGCAGGTGCGGGTGCAACAGCTAGTGCAGTCACCTCAGATATCTTGAATTTAGTTGCTGTCCTCAAAACCAGTACAACTAACCCCAATCCCTTATTAACCTGTGGACACCAAGATTACTGTGAAATTGCCCCCATCGCAGAACTTGTAACGCGATTTTATGCCCGGTTCCTGACCAAAGACCAACCAGGAGTTGTTGGTAAACTAGGTACTTGCTTTGGCAACTATGGCGTGAGTTTAGAGTCAGTAGTCCAAACAGGCTTTCAGGGAGAACTAGCAGAAATTGTGGTTGTCACCCACGATGTGCGAGAAGGCGATTTTCGGCAAGCCTTGGCAGAAATTCAGAACTTAGAAGCGATCGATAGTATTCCCAGTTTACTGCGCGTCTTGTAAATAGGCTCAACAATTCCCAGGAGACAAGGTAGAACAGCATAAAGTGCAGGGTTCAGGGGGAAGACTTTGGGTAAGTGCGACAATCTTCTCCCTCTTTTTCCCAACTTCCCCACATCCCTTTAATTGCGAAATTATACATAAATGCTATGTATTATAAAGAATAGCCTTTACCTCAAGAACATGGAACCTTTAACTACTGCTGCGATCGCCTACGGCGGGGCGTAGCCCATCGCTCAAATGGCAACCTTAAACCTTCCTGGTGGTGGTATTTTTGATGCTTTAATTGCTCAAGCTGCTTTAAAAGCCAAGGTAGATGTCCTCATGACGCTAAATCCAAGTCACTTTACTCGTTTAGGAAATGCGATCGCTGATATTGTTCAAGTCCCTGAGTAAATGCGTAGACGCGTAGCGGTTTGTATTCCTGAGCCAGTGCGATCGCTCTTAGCGGGCGCTCCGCGCCATCGCCTCCGGCGGGGCGTAGCCCATCACAGCAGCGAGAGAGGGATCGCAATATCTAGCCGTATCCATATCGGTTAGGACAGTCTTAATATCTAAAAACCTTGCACAAACTAGGTTTATACTCAGAAATTTGCTACATGACTGAATCACAAAAAAGCGAGAGAGCGATCGCCTCAATTTATCACTGATAAAAAAAGACGCTCAAAGAGCGCCTTAAAATACATAAATTATAGATTTTGTCAACGGCTACATTGAAGATATTAAGCTTCTGGAATATTTTTGCCGACAACTTGCGATTTGAGAGTTGTGATTTCACTCGTTAGCTCTTTGCGAGTCGAAGCTTTGAGCAAATAGCGGTACACAAACCAAGCAGAGTAGCCAATACCAATCAATTCAAAGGTCGGTGCTACTAAAGGAATATCATTCAAAGAGTCTAATACTGCCAAAAGTACCTTAACCGAAACAATTGCTGCGACAATTAGACCAATGCTAACCAGAGGCTGCTTATATTCATTAAAGAAGCTTCCCAGGTATTCGGGCAGTGTTGCTAAAAAACCAGAAATTTGTTCACCGTATTTTTGCCATTGTTCTTGAGACTGCACAGGAGGCTGGAGTTTGGTAATGGTTCCTGTTTGGTTATTGATATTTGGCACTGCTGCCTCAGATTTGGTTTCTGTGAATTCCGGTTCTTGCATTTTCACTCCTATAAATTTAACAGTTGAGTTTATCTAATCTGTGACAATTACAACCACAAGGCTGTTGATTAGGCAATGCACGAAGGCATCATGTACAACTCGGTTTGATCCACAAAAGGTTTTAGTGTCCTATAACCATAATTGCCTCATCAACTCTACTGCATCAACTACAAGGTAGACAGTCAGCATGAGCAGAGAAGTCAGAAGGCGGCAAGATATCTGAAAATCAGCTCTCTGAGTTATGGATTTTGTGAATCAACTGGAATCCTCAAGTTGTGATTATCCCATGCCTTATCAGGTCAGCTATCTAAAGGTGAGGCACGTTGGCGTAGCCTGCGCTCCGCCCATAGCTCCGGAGCTTGAGAACGGGATTCTGACAAACGTACTCATTCAAGCACAAATCATGCCAAAATCAGACTACCTCACATTTATACAAGTTTAAACGCCGATTTTATCTGATATTAAAGCTATCTTAAGCCGTGTTCGTCAATTAACTCATGGATAATTAATATTAAGCTGTAATTAAAGTTTTTATGTATTATAAGATACTTATTAATCTGCCTGTTTTATGCTGTGAGTCTCTAGCTGAGGACAAGCAGACAAAATTTTTGCCCAATCAGGAAAGTGATTTTTTTTCCAGTTAAATATTTTACCAAGGCAACCAAGGCAGATTTAGGGATAATCTTGCCAATTGCAATTTTTTATCCCTACACCCAGCCTAATTCTGATTTTTATCCGCTAGCTCACCGAAGAGGCAGAGGGGAAGGGGGCGGAGTACAAGCGACCTCTGTGTCTTCTCCCTTGCTCCCTGCTCCCTGCTCCCCTGCTTTTTCTGACTTCCGCGCAGCGGCGGTACTAGTCCCAATCAGGGAACATATCTGCTTCCTCTCCACCAATACCGATTCCAGTGTGATAGATTTCCGCATCAGTGATGATCATATGATCCATTGATGCTCCATATACATTAGAGTCGTAAATTTGAGCGCGAGTCAGATTGGCTCCGTTAAGATTTGCTTGTTTAAAATTAACGTTAGTCAGCATAGCTGACGTTAAGTTTGCACCTTTCAAATTAGCATTAGTTAAATCTGCGCCTTCAAGATTGACTCCTTCAAGGTTAGCTCCAGAGAGATTTGCTCCTCGTAAGTCAGCACCAATTAAATGAGCGCCTCTGAGGTTAACTCCTGATAAATCGCACTGGACACATTCTCTGGTCAAATTTAGCTTTTGTAAGTCCTGGGAATTACCAGCGTTAACTGTGCTATTCACAATTAGGGGAATTGCTAAGGCTAGAGCCGCGAATAGCTGGAGTTTCATATTGTTTTCCCCTTCGTCATTAAACTACATCCGTTCTTTTCCTCACGGTTTTATTATCTCACTAAATGGCTGAAAATTATTGTTTGAAGAGAGAAGAAAATTGTGATCGGCTAGCAATGGTTTTCTGATGCTAGAAGTATTATTGACTATGGTTTGGGGCTATTGGCGACCAATAAAAGCTGCTAAATTTGCCCCATTAAACTAATGTTAAATATTTTGAAGAACTTGTGCCACTTTGCATAGTTGCACATCAAATATTTATCATGATCTTCCTATTACCAAAATGGCACTATACCAGAAATGTTGTTTATAGTTTAAATAACTAAAAAATCTCGCATATACTGATTAACTAAATCAGGCTCTTCTTGCTGTACCCAATGTCCACAATGGGGAATATACTTAATTTTGAAGTCATTCACATAGGCGGCGGTGTCGTAGGTCAGTTCCTTGCCAAGTGCAGTATCGTTTTCGCCCCAAATCATCAGTGTGGGTACAGCCAAAATTCCCCAATTTTTCTGGCGGAATAAGTCGCGAAAAATATTACGATAATAGTTCAACATAGCTGTGGTAGCACCACGTTTAGCAGCAGCGTTTTTATAAGCGTCAATATCTGCTGGAGTGAAAGCGCTTTGATTTACTGCTGTGCCTTGAATAGCCTTTTGAATTGCGTCATAGTCGGAAAATTGTAGGAGTAATTCAGGTAGCCAAGGGAGCTGAAATAAGAAGACGTACCAGCTGCGGAGCAACTGCTGATAAGTGCGTAAGCCTTGGGCAAATTTGGCAGGGTGAGGTAGGTTGAGGATAATTAACCGCTCTACCATTTCGGGGTGAGCATAGGCAAAAGACCAGGCGATCGCACCACCCCAATCATGTCCAACTAAGATACACTTGTCGTATCCTAATCCTTGAATTACCCCCTCCACGTCTTTGACCAATTCATCCATGACATAAGCTGATTGGTCTTTAGGTTTATCACTATCGTTGTAGCCACGTAAATCAAGGGCGACGACTTGAAAATATTGGGCAAATTCGGGGATTTGATGCCGCCAAGAATACCAAAACTCAGGAAACCCATGTAACATCAGCATTAATGGCCCTGACCCTTGGGTGACGTAGTGCAGTTTCACGCCATTGGTCATGATATATTCATGTTTCCCAAAATTCTCTATTACAGACATAATGTTGTATTTTTGCCGATAGGACTTGTGTATATGAGTAATTATGTATAATTTTCTCGTCAAGATATCTGTTAAAGGACTGTTTTGTGTTGTCATTCTCAGTGTATGTCTATGGTCTACACCAGTAACTCTGACTGTCCCAACTTGTGATTACCCACATCTAGGAAATCTCGTGCTAAGTTCCCATCGCACCGGGAAATGAGGTAGGTACAAGATATCAAATATGGATAATTAAAAAATATTTTATCAAGGACAAGACCCGTGGAATCTCAATTGCAGATTGAACAAGTAATCAAGACGCTTCAAGAAGATTTACCAACACTTTTTGAAAAAGATATCAGTTATGACATTTATACGCAGGATATCTACTTTCAAGACCCTGTAAATAAATTTAAATGGAAATTCAACTATCGGATTATATTTTGGACGTTGCGATTTCACGCGCGGCTATTTTTTACGCAAATTTACTTTGACTTGCATGAAGTATCGCAGCCAGCAAAGGATACTATTTTAGCCAAGTGGACAGTTCGCGGAGTTTTGCGTGTTCCCTGGAAAGCCAGTCTATTTTTCAATGGCTATTCGACATATAAACTTAACCAAGACACATTAATCTATGAGCATATCGATACCTGGGATCGTCAGCCTGGGGAAATTTTAAAGCAGTTTTGGCCAAAGGCAGAAACAGTTGATAAATAGAAAGCAAAAGAGGGAGTTTGGCTCCCTCTAAAAATCAGATCATTATTTATTTCAACCTCAGTAAGAAATTACAGCCGTTCCTTGGGTAAGAAGGCAATCGGATCTTTGGCTCCCTTACCTGCTGGGTGGATTTCAAAGTGAGTGTGTGGCCCAGTACTAAAACCAGTGCTACCCATGTCAGCAATTTGTTGCCCTTGGGTCACCTCTTGACCTGCGCGCACTAAAGTCCGGCTATTGTGAGCATAGCGAGTCATCGTGCCATCGGCATGGCGAATCTCCACAAGAATGCCGTAACCACCTCTGTTCCAGCCAGATTTTGCCACTACACCGTCGGCGGCTGCGAAAACTGGTGTGCCAGTGGCGTTAGCAATGTCAATACCCCTGTGCATTCTTCCCCAGCGTCTACCATAGCCGGAGGTAAGTACACCTTTTGCAGGCCACATATAGCTTGTTGTACCTGTTGAAGGGGGGGGTGTATTCGCGTCAATTGGTCTGGGTAAGTATTGTTCCACTGCTGCCAAAGGCGGTAACTGTGGCTGTAATTGTGGAGTAACACGGCTTCCCCGCAAGTTTCCGAGAGTGTCAGAGATGTCAGCACCTCTGGCAGATGTGACTGTTCTCGGACCAGATGCACGGAGACTGGAGGAAAACTCTGGATTGATTGGCTCGTTGGCACGAGGATTACGGATTTGAGAATTAGCCGATTGACCATAGCCAGGTAAATTCAGGCTGGGAACACGAATGGGAATCGACGCATTGTTTTGTCCGGAAGCAGGTTGAGAAGCCGTGGCATTATTTGGCTTAACAACAGGAATTGCTATGGGAGCTTTTTCACGTTCATTCGCGGCAGGCCTGATTGTATTCCCCGACTGTTGCTGACGATATTCCTCGCGTAATCTCTGGATTTCCGCTTCTGGACTATTTCTTTGAACAACGGCAGTGGCTATGGGAGCTGTTTCACGTTCATTCGCCAATGTCCTGATTCCATTCCCAGATTCTTGGCTGCGATATTTCTCCTGTAATTTCCGGATTTCCGCGTGTAGGCTGTTTGTTTGAGCAACGGCAGTCGGTACAGCAGCTGGCTCTGGTTCAGTAGCGGCGGGCCTGGTTGCAATCCCAGACTGCTGGTTGCGGGGTTTCTCCTGTAATCTCTGGATATCTCCACGTAAGACGCGCAGACCTTCGTTATCTTTTGTGCTTACCGCTGGCTCTGTGGATTTTTGAGCCTGCTGGATTTCGGCAAAAATTGGTGGTATTGGTGTATCACCACCTAGTCCCAGTGTATTAGGACTAGTAGATTCGCTCTCTGTGGCTATAACAGTATTTACCTGTATCTGGTTATTCGCAGTTACTGGTGTGGGGATAGTTAAACTGTTGTTATTCCCAGATGATGGCAACTGTGATGAAGCAGCAGGGAGATTGGGGTAGTTATTAGCAGTGTTCACCGAGTAGTTGACTAGCTGTGGCGGACTACTGGAATAGCCGCTATTGGAGTTCACTACCACTGGGATGGGAATACCTGTTGAGCGATTAACCTGAGTCACAGGAATAATCAGTCTTTGGCTAATTTTAAGTTGATTCGGATTGCTAAGATGATTTGCCTTGACTAGTTCTGATATAGAAATATTGTATCTACTCGCGATCGCCGCTAGTGTGTCTCCAGGTTTAACCTCGTAACCTGTATTACCAGAGAAGGCCACCATTTGCGGTGTAGCTGCTACGGGTATTGTTAAGGCTTCCGGGTTTGACTCACTGGTTTGTGATCTTTGTTTTAACCTCGATACTAAACCTTCTGTGTTGTCATTGTGGAAAGTTGATGACTCTTCTACTACCGTTGGACTGGCGCTGATTTCTGGCGCTGTTTGTGTCGTTTTCGGCTGTGTTAGAGCTATGTCATTTTTTGATAAAACTTGGGTCTCCTCAGACCGCAACTCCGCCAGACTGTTTCTTAAACGGTTCGATTTTTCTTGTAAGCGATTTAGTGCAAATTCCTGCTGCGCCTTCAGTTGAGCGTTCATTTCACCACTGGGATCTGTGGTTTCCCGTGCCTGTGGTTGTGGTTCGCTGGTTAGATACGCAGTTGGTTCGTCAGTTTCATTAGTAACGCTATCAGCACTGGACAGTTTTTGTACTGTCTCATTTGACTCGATTCCTGTTGACAATCCCTGTGATACTGGGGATTGTAAATACAAGGAAGTTTTGTGAGATTCTGATGTCGGAGCCGGAATTTGCACAGACATTCCACTTGCCGCAACTTGCCATTTAGCTTCAAGCCCTTGTAACTGTGAAATTGCTGTTGGTTCCACGATGACAGAATTTTCTGGCAAGCTGGCTAATAAGACTGTTTGAGTCTCTAGCTTTGTGGAAGCAAATTTCACTGTATTGTCAGAAGCCGCAGGAATTGTTGTGGCTGCCTTTTGGTTACCAACAGGAGCGGCTGCTTGGGCTTGATCGCTTTGTCGAGTCACCAAAAGGCTCGTTGCTCCCATTGAGATAGCCAAACCAATCATGGCGGCTTGTGTCCGCGCCCGGCGGTTAACCTTGGGATTAACTACAATATTTAGGGGTTCTAGGTGTTCCACTAGGGCATCATCACTGCTGGGGGTATTTTTCAGCACAGCCTTTTCTCTTTTTTTCAATGCTCGTTTCAAAGACGACCTCCTATGATCACTAGCGCTTAACTGATCTCGATTTTTCAGTCGGATACTAGTCCATGATTTAGATCACATCGAATGATAGATCAAGATCACTTTCACCAGAGATACTTACGCAAGATTAACTTGCTTCTCTGATTTAGACAAGTTCACACATGGAATGCAAAACTTCAAAATTGCTGTGCTTACTTGTCCCGTTCACTCCTACACACCATAGAACGTTTGCTTTTGATCTTTGTCTTCACTTCTTGTGCAACGGTTGCTAGGACTGAAGAATAATTATATATTCACCAAGCCCATTGCGGCTGTCAACAATAGGTAAGTTTGACTTCAGGAAAAGCTCTGCCCTCTGCTGTAGATATATTCAAGGTTTTTCTACTCGATCCGCCTTACCAACACGAGACCTTACGTTGATTCAGCCCTAAAAATCAACCGTACAAACTTATCACTACTTTTGTCCTCCTGGAAATTACCTATTCCCCAAAAATAGCTCAAATACATGACGAGAAAAGGTTTGACTATTTTTATTTTCCTAGTCACGCCGACTTAAGTTCATCAAAATTTATCATCCAAATTCGGTATACGCTCGAATTTGATATACAAATTTCTTATATTAATCCGCTTGTTGTGGTGTGTGTTGCACACTAAAACTAGGGTTATCAGATATTTATGTATAAATTATCATGATATTTTTTGCCTACTGAGAGTGATTGTTGGGGAGAAAATCACAATCTGGGATGATTCTTGGCGATTTAGTCAGTATTATTACTTGCCGAGTATCTGTCCATAATTACAGTAAATAACCCAACTGACGACGGGCTTCAAACAAACTTACGGCGACACTTACCGAAAGATTCAAGCTGCGAACATGAGGCTGTGCCATCGGAATATAAACGGTAGCATCACAATCTGAGAGAATTGTTGATGGTAAACCTGTGGTTTCACTACCAAAAAGCAACCAATCGTCGGCTTGAAATTCAAAGCTGGTGTAATTAAAATTACCCCTGACAGTGAAGCCTAAGCACCTACCTCCACGTTCTTGATGTGTGGCTTGAAAGGCTTCTAGGGATTCGTGATAATGCAGCTTGACATAAGGCCAGTAATCTAACCCGGCTCTTTTGAGGTAGCGATCGCTAATTTCAAACCCCAAAGGTGCTACTAAATGTAATTCTGTACCCGTAGCGGCACAAGTACGCGCAATATTGCCTGTGTTTGGGGGTATTTGCGGATAAACTAAAACGACCTGGGGCATTGTCTGTAAAAATACTTAATTGTGTAATTATATACTAAAAAGATACTTTTCTATCTAATGATCGAGTCCATTCATAGGTTTTATTAATAAATATCAAATCATACCTAAAGATTAAATTTTTTAAACAAAAGATAATTTTTTTTAAACCTGCGCTAGCACATATTTTGGCTTTCATCAAGCATAAAGAATTTTTGGGAGAGAAAAGATTTTTGGGGTTTCTCTCGCCAAATCTATTCTGGGGATGAAAACAGAAAATTTAAACTACCAGAGGCGAACACAATTTATTTTCAAGTTCAACTTCCCGTTCTTCAGTCGCCACAATAGCCTGAGTGATCACGCGCTGGGAGTCAAAACCGACTGCGTGGAGTTGTAACCACTGTTGGGCTTCGTTACCTCCGCGGAGAATTTTCTGCAAAGGAGAAAGAAAACAGCTAAAACCATGTTGTTTAGCGATCGCCCAAACTTGTTCATATAGTTCAGCAATCCAATCTCTAGCGATAATAGTTCTGCCATCTTGCCAATGTTGTAATTCAGCATCGAGACTAGCAGTAGCTGCGGCGGCTTCGTTCCTGGCGGTGATAGCAAGCAGTTCTTCCGGGGAAAAAGTGCTTTGAGTTAACGGATCGAGATCAGGGTTGGCGATTAACTGCAACAAACGCGCTTCTAGGAAGGCTGCAATGGCTAATAAAGCAATGGGATCGGTAACTAAGTCACAAATGCGTAATTCCAGGCGATTCAGGTCATGAGGACGGCGATCGCCATTTGGTCTTACCGATGTCCACAAATGCCGCACATTTTGCATGGTTCCAGCAGCTATCTGTGATTCCACCCATTGGATATGATGGGCGTGGCTGGTAAATAAGGGAACATGGGCGGGCGTTTGCGGAAACACAGCCCAACGACTGGAATGATAACCCGTAGCATTGCCATCCAGGAAGGGAGATGAGGCACTCAAGGCGAGGAATAAAGGCGCTTCTAACCGAATTAGCCGACAAGCCCGCATTAATATTTCTGGATCACTGATGCCGATATTAATATGAACGCTGGCCGTAACTACTTTTGTCCCGTAGGTATTTTCAATGTAGTCATGATAGGGGCTACTGGGGTCAGAACGAAAAAAGCGATCGCTGCCACCCAAAGACAAAGTACTACCAGGAATCAAAGTGTAATTGCCTAAACTCTGGAGATAGTTGCGTAACTGTCGGCGGGGACGTAGCAAAGCACACAATAACTGTTCATAATTATTCAGTGGTGCTGTGATGTATTCCACATTGCGGCTATCTGGTTCCCGCACAAACCCATCCAAAGAGTCCACAATTTTGTCGGAGAGACCGACTATTTCACCTTGAGGCGTACCAGTATACATCTCAATCTCGAAGCCTTTTAATAGAACCACTTTGTTCTCCTCGCCTCTCCTAATCTAAGAATTGTATCGAATTAGACGAATTTCTGCATCTACATTTAAATTAACTTAAAATTTAGAATTATTTAACAATTAAGTTTTTCCGAGCATCGAATAACATATATATTGTAAAATTACAAGTATTGATAGGATGAAATATTTCTCAAGTTTTCGGTTTCTTTTTTTTGGGAGATGAACTTTGTCCCATGATAAACTTATCCGGTGAATCGTTCTCCTGAGCAATATTGAGACGGATAAATTCCGCCCATACTTGCTGACTAAGTAAGTTTAAAGCAGTTTCAGGTTTGTGAGATGCGATCGCATTGATAACTTTCCGCCATCCCTGCTGTAACGACTCCATAAAAGCTTCCTCCCCGGAAAATTGACTCAGCAAAGAAAATGCAGTTGGTAAATTTATGGAATCATCTAGTATTTTTTGTGACGTTAAATCGTGAAGTAGAATATTTAACCACACTGGGAGAAGTTCCCACCATTTGCTTTGTTGTATCTCCTTGAGTGCGATATTTTGCATATTTAGCGCCCCCCAAACACACAAAGATTCTACAGCCATTTGAAAATCATGGTTTTCTAAAGCAAAATTCCATTGTGTTTGGGCATAATTTTGGCAACGATGAGCCAGAAACTGATATGATTCTGCAACTTGCTGAGGAATAGTAACTTGATAGACAGACTCACCCTGTGGTAAATTTTCACCACCACAAGAAATCCAGTCATAAAATCCATAAAAATGAATTTCTTGATCAACTATAATTTCTTTAACATGGGAATTTCCCAGCCAGAAAACCTGTACAGATGGTAAACCATGAGGCGTTTTGATAGCGTGGAGTTTTTTTGCTACTTCTGGTGATATAGAGATTTCCACATCTGCTTCTTTTAGTGAAACTCCATATCCAATTAAAATCCACACTCCACGATTAGCCAATTTTTGCAACAGCGTTAAAAATTCTTCATTAATAACAGCTTTATTCAACGAAGGAGAGTAGATGAGAATTTGACGTTTTGCCGAATTTAAACTTTCTCGAAAAGTGGGAGTAATTTCCGCATCGCGTAACTTTAAAGCTCCTTGGCTAAGTTTTTCCAGTCTAGATTCTATTTCTATATTTTTATGATTAAGAGTAGCTTCACGCTCCAAATTGATAGCTTCATTGGATAATTTGCATAAAGTTTGCCAAGGTATTTTACCTTTACTTTGCAGCACGTCCATTCGTTTTGATGCTGACTCTAAAATTTGCTTACCGCTTCTGATTTCGATACTCAATTTATTTTCCCCAGCATCGAAAACCACAAACAAAGATATATTTTTCCAAATGATTTGCGCCGGGGCTAAAACTTTACAGCTAGTAACAATTTTCCCCAATTCTGGGACATGAAAATCTAAACCTGACAACTGAATACATTTCTGTAATTTCTCAATTGATAAAGCAGATATATCATTAATTTTTCGCGCAATTTTGATAAATTCAGCTAAATCAGGTAAAGTTAAAGAAGCATCATTTAATGGTTCAGCATGAAATATCAGCTTGCCGTCTAAAGCATCGGAAACAGCATATATTTGGATAGGATATGGCAGTTGTGGTACAGAACCCTTAGCGTAAAAATCACGCCCTTCATCTGTAACTGTAATTGGCGATGTTGCGGATAAAGTTTGTAATGCTTGCAGATTTGCAGTGGTACTGCGGACAAATATCGGGTCAAGTCCCAATATAGATGCTAATTGATCTTCAGTGGGTGGAGGTGTAAATTCAATTCCAGCGCGGATAATAAATTCTTCGAGGACGTTAAATTCGCGCGGTTCCCGAATAGACAATTCTACAGGAGTTTGATGTAAACTATAGCGAAATTCCCGTGCGGCTAAAACTGATAATTCAGGATTTTTGGCGGTAATTTCCTCTACTAAATTTATGAGTTTGTTGTCAATAGGTTTAGCCGCAGCAGCGAGAAACATCAACGAAACCTCCTTGACTATCGACAGTACGAGAAATCTCTAAATACATATCTCCAACTTTTCCGCCTTGGCGGGTAAATAAGTCGTGACAACCCACAATTACCAGTAATTCCTGGGCGCGAGAAAAAGCCACATTCACCCGTTCTGGTTTCTTTGCAAAACCGACATCGCCTTGATGATTATTCCTCACCATACTCACAATTACCACTGCGCGTTCCATTCCTTGAAATCTATCAACTGTACCCGTGCGAATTTCCAATGAAGGAAAAAGTTCAGATTGTAACCGGTCATCAATTTTTCTCAGTTGCGCGCCATAGAATGTAATTACCGCAATTTCCTTTTTAGGTTCCCCATTAGCAACTTTAGCAGCCCAAGTATCCTCGAATTGCTGACATAGGTTTTCAATGACATCAATTTCACGCAGATTAGAAAAGGAAGTATTTTCCCGTTCTTCTTGAAATTTATCTTCTCTGGGCATTTTCACCCAAACAAGATGATGATTTTTTTGAATAATTTCCCCTGTCAAATTATGGGCGCGTTGGGTGTCAGGTTCTAAAAGTCCACATTCTAATTTACCATGATAAAACTGATTGATTGCTCCCATAATAAAGGGGTGCATTCTATATTGTGTATTCAGCATTTGTTTGACGCTTTTATCAGCAGCTTCAAACTGAATTTTAAATAATGATTCTTCTAAAAATTGCAATTCTGATTTGGTACTTCCAAGTGATTGGGCAACTTCTTCCACTGTGCTAGTATCCAGCATGGGTGGTAATTGTCGATGGTCACCTACCAAGACTAACTTTTTGCCTTTTAAAGCGGGGATAAGTAACTCTGGTGGAGTACACTTACTTACTTCATCGATGATGACGACATCAAAGGCTTTAAATTCTTGGGAAAAATTATAATTTGCAGCTTGTACACAAGTAATTCCAACGACGTTAGCATTATCTAAATAAATCCGTCTTAAATCGTTGCGATCGCGTTCTGATGGATTTTTGACTTTGGCGATCCAATCTTTGGTAAAATCTTGGTAGCGGCTGAGATAATTTTCCTCTTCAGTCAGTTGATTTTGC from Nodularia sp. LEGE 06071 encodes the following:
- a CDS encoding DUF2358 domain-containing protein is translated as MESQLQIEQVIKTLQEDLPTLFEKDISYDIYTQDIYFQDPVNKFKWKFNYRIIFWTLRFHARLFFTQIYFDLHEVSQPAKDTILAKWTVRGVLRVPWKASLFFNGYSTYKLNQDTLIYEHIDTWDRQPGEILKQFWPKAETVDK
- a CDS encoding CAAD domain-containing protein, giving the protein MQEPEFTETKSEAAVPNINNQTGTITKLQPPVQSQEQWQKYGEQISGFLATLPEYLGSFFNEYKQPLVSIGLIVAAIVSVKVLLAVLDSLNDIPLVAPTFELIGIGYSAWFVYRYLLKASTRKELTSEITTLKSQVVGKNIPEA
- a CDS encoding pentapeptide repeat-containing protein is translated as MKLQLFAALALAIPLIVNSTVNAGNSQDLQKLNLTRECVQCDLSGVNLRGAHLIGADLRGANLSGANLEGVNLEGADLTNANLKGANLTSAMLTNVNFKQANLNGANLTRAQIYDSNVYGASMDHMIITDAEIYHTGIGIGGEEADMFPDWD
- a CDS encoding homoserine dehydrogenase, coding for MGVKLGILGLGTVGTGTVQLLQDVVGRNPLLQEVEIYRVGVRSLAKIRDLELPADVLTTDLESIVNDPSVDIVVELIGGLEPARSLILQALNNGKHVVTANKAAIARFGAEIFTTANQAGVYVMLEAAVGGGIPVIQPLKQSLSVNRIHTITGIVNGTTNYILTRMQTEGSNFSDVLADAQRLGYAEADPTADVDGLDAADKIAILASLGFNGRINLEDVYSEGIRQVSKTDITYAEKLGFVIKLLAIAKQYTPSSPLSVRVHPTLVPKAHPLASINGVYNAILVEGEPIGQVMFFGPGAGAGATASAVTSDILNLVAVLKTSTTNPNPLLTCGHQDYCEIAPIAELVTRFYARFLTKDQPGVVGKLGTCFGNYGVSLESVVQTGFQGELAEIVVVTHDVREGDFRQALAEIQNLEAIDSIPSLLRVL
- a CDS encoding alpha/beta fold hydrolase, giving the protein MSVIENFGKHEYIMTNGVKLHYVTQGSGPLMLMLHGFPEFWYSWRHQIPEFAQYFQVVALDLRGYNDSDKPKDQSAYVMDELVKDVEGVIQGLGYDKCILVGHDWGGAIAWSFAYAHPEMVERLIILNLPHPAKFAQGLRTYQQLLRSWYVFLFQLPWLPELLLQFSDYDAIQKAIQGTAVNQSAFTPADIDAYKNAAAKRGATTAMLNYYRNIFRDLFRQKNWGILAVPTLMIWGENDTALGKELTYDTAAYVNDFKIKYIPHCGHWVQQEEPDLVNQYMRDFLVI